The Lactuca sativa cultivar Salinas chromosome 2, Lsat_Salinas_v11, whole genome shotgun sequence genome includes a window with the following:
- the LOC122196781 gene encoding uncharacterized protein LOC122196781, with product MTGVRWVCLSSVLEVVAKAKELRRVLGGVSSSSSDDDRCSVGLLDGRGRYGCDGEDDSATTGLDGFLVCLDSMFNREEGRIEALTNRGSWLWSLMDELTKQCR from the exons ATGACCGGTGTTCGGTGGGTTTGCTTGTCTTCTGTCTTGGAAGTTGTTGCGAAGGCGAAAGAGCTCCGAAGGGTACTGGGAGGCGTCTCGAGCAGCAGCAGCGACGATGACCGGTGTTCGGTGGGTTTGCTCGACGGGAGGGGAAGATATGGGTGCGACGGGGAAGATGATTCTGCAACAACAG gtTTAGATGGGTTTTTGGTGTGTTTGGATTCGATGTTCAACAGGGAAGAGGGAAGGATAGAAGCATTAACGAACAGGGGGTCTTGGCTGTGGTCTTTGATGGACGAATTAACGAAGCAATGCAG GTAA